In Streptomyces sp. DG2A-72, one genomic interval encodes:
- a CDS encoding SsgA family sporulation/cell division regulator, with protein sequence MYSVVERELELRLILSPERSIAVPARLGFRSDDPYAVHISFHINSDAPVHWTFARDLLVEGVFRPCGNGDVRVWPTKAEGRSVVLMALSSPDGDALLEAPAAQVSAWLERTLRVVPPGTEGEQLGIDDALDQLLAQ encoded by the coding sequence ATGTACAGCGTGGTAGAGCGGGAGCTGGAGCTGAGGCTCATCCTGTCGCCCGAGCGGAGCATCGCGGTCCCGGCCCGGCTCGGCTTCCGCAGCGACGACCCGTACGCCGTCCACATCTCCTTCCACATCAACTCCGATGCCCCAGTGCACTGGACCTTCGCCCGTGACCTGCTCGTCGAGGGCGTGTTCCGGCCCTGCGGCAACGGGGACGTACGGGTGTGGCCGACGAAGGCCGAGGGGCGCAGCGTCGTCCTGATGGCGCTGAGTTCACCCGACGGGGACGCCCTGCTGGAGGCTCCCGCGGCCCAGGTGTCGGCCTGGCTCGAGCGCACGCTGCGGGTGGTGCCCCCGGGGACTGAGGGCGAGCAGCTGGGGATCGACGACGCGCTCGACCAGCTGCTCGCCCAGTGA
- a CDS encoding FAD-binding oxidoreductase, translating to MIMSRIEAPRDEVTSNLVDRLLSGLPAEAVLTDPGVTASYANDMASFCPAGVPAVVVLPRTVEEVQHVMRIATELRVPVVPQGARTGLSGAANASDGCIVLSLTKMDRILEINPVDRIAVVEPGVINAALSRAVGEHGLYYPPDPSSWEMCTIGGNIGTASGGLCCVKYGVTAEYVLGLDVVLADGRLMTTGRRTAKGVAGYDMTRLFVGSEGSLGIVVRAILGLRPQPPQQLVLAAEFASGTAACDAVCRIMEGGHVPSLLELMDRTTVKAVNDLAHMGLPESTEALLLAAFDTPDPAADLAALGALCEAAGATQVVPADDLAESELLLQARRLSLTALEAVKGTTMIDDVCVPRSRLGDMLEGTERIAEKYQLTIGVVAHAGDGNTHPTVCFDAQDPDESRRARESFDEIMALGLELGGTITGEHGVGVLKKEWLAREIGPVGVEMQRAVKSVFDPLGILNPGKLF from the coding sequence GTGATCATGAGCCGTATCGAAGCGCCTCGCGACGAAGTAACGTCCAACCTCGTCGACCGCCTGCTCAGCGGCCTGCCCGCCGAGGCCGTCCTCACCGACCCCGGCGTCACGGCGTCCTACGCCAACGACATGGCCAGCTTCTGCCCGGCCGGCGTCCCCGCCGTGGTCGTACTGCCGCGCACGGTCGAAGAGGTGCAGCACGTCATGCGCATCGCCACCGAGCTGCGCGTCCCGGTCGTCCCGCAGGGCGCCCGCACCGGCCTGTCGGGCGCGGCGAACGCCTCCGACGGCTGCATCGTGCTGTCCCTCACCAAGATGGACCGCATCCTCGAGATCAACCCGGTCGACCGTATCGCCGTCGTCGAACCCGGCGTCATCAACGCCGCCCTGTCCCGCGCGGTCGGCGAACACGGTCTGTACTACCCGCCGGACCCCTCCAGCTGGGAGATGTGCACGATCGGCGGCAACATCGGGACGGCGTCGGGCGGCCTGTGCTGTGTGAAGTACGGGGTCACCGCCGAGTACGTCCTCGGCCTGGACGTCGTCCTGGCCGACGGGCGGCTCATGACCACCGGCCGCCGCACGGCGAAGGGTGTCGCCGGGTACGACATGACCCGCCTGTTCGTGGGTTCGGAGGGCTCGCTGGGCATCGTCGTACGGGCGATTCTGGGGCTGAGGCCGCAGCCGCCGCAGCAGTTGGTGCTGGCCGCCGAGTTCGCGTCCGGGACCGCCGCGTGCGATGCGGTGTGCCGGATCATGGAGGGAGGACACGTGCCGTCCCTCCTCGAACTGATGGACCGTACGACGGTGAAGGCCGTCAACGACCTGGCGCACATGGGACTGCCCGAGTCGACGGAGGCGCTGCTGCTGGCGGCCTTCGACACCCCGGACCCCGCCGCCGACCTCGCCGCCCTCGGTGCGCTCTGCGAGGCGGCAGGCGCCACCCAGGTCGTACCGGCGGACGACTTGGCCGAGTCGGAACTCCTCCTCCAGGCACGGCGGTTGTCGCTCACCGCGCTGGAGGCGGTCAAGGGCACGACGATGATCGACGACGTGTGCGTGCCCCGCTCGCGCCTCGGCGACATGCTCGAAGGGACCGAGCGGATCGCCGAGAAGTACCAGCTCACCATCGGCGTCGTCGCCCACGCCGGCGACGGCAACACGCACCCGACCGTCTGCTTCGACGCCCAGGACCCCGACGAGTCCCGGCGCGCCCGCGAGTCCTTCGACGAGATCATGGCCCTCGGCCTGGAACTCGGCGGCACGATCACCGGCGAACACGGCGTGGGCGTGCTGAAGAAGGAGTGGCTGGCCCGCGAGATCGGCCCGGTGGGGGTGGAGATGCAGCGGGCGGTGAAGTCCGTCTTCGACCCGCTGGGCATCCTGAACCCGGGCAAGCTCTTCTGA
- a CDS encoding S16 family serine protease, with protein sequence MFLSRLTRPQALVVCALPVVGLIGAAVFAPLPFSLTQPGLTADVLGENRGTPVITISGASTRDTSGQLRMTTIEATNPDTDVSLGDVIDSWFRTDRAVMPRDSVYPSGKSVKEIERHNTEQMRASQDAATEAALNYLDLSDKNVKVTLRLADVGGPSAGLLFSLGIIDKLNGNGSGGDLTGGRSVAGTGTIEADGTVGAVGGVALKTQAARRDGATVFLVPKDECGDAKSELPKGLRLIPVTNLKGAVSALVALESGKGSVPSC encoded by the coding sequence GTGTTCCTCTCTCGTCTCACGCGCCCGCAGGCCCTGGTCGTCTGTGCTCTGCCCGTCGTCGGTCTGATCGGGGCGGCGGTGTTCGCGCCGCTGCCGTTTTCGTTGACGCAGCCGGGGCTGACCGCGGATGTGCTCGGGGAGAACCGGGGGACGCCGGTGATCACGATTTCCGGGGCGTCGACCCGTGACACGAGCGGGCAGCTGCGAATGACGACGATCGAGGCGACCAACCCGGATACGGACGTTTCGCTCGGGGACGTGATCGACTCCTGGTTCCGTACGGATCGGGCGGTCATGCCGCGCGACTCCGTCTATCCGAGCGGTAAGAGCGTCAAGGAGATCGAGCGGCACAACACGGAGCAGATGCGCGCGTCGCAGGACGCGGCGACCGAGGCCGCGCTGAACTATCTCGACCTCAGCGACAAGAACGTCAAGGTCACCCTGAGGCTCGCCGACGTCGGCGGCCCCAGCGCCGGGCTCCTCTTCTCCCTCGGCATCATCGACAAGCTCAACGGCAACGGCAGCGGCGGCGACCTCACCGGCGGTCGTAGCGTCGCCGGCACGGGGACGATCGAGGCCGACGGAACGGTCGGCGCGGTCGGCGGCGTCGCCCTGAAGACGCAGGCCGCGCGGCGCGACGGGGCGACCGTGTTCCTGGTCCCGAAGGACGAGTGCGGCGACGCGAAGTCGGAGCTGCCGAAGGGGCTGCGGCTGATTCCGGTGACCAACCTCAAGGGCGCGGTCAGTGCGCTGGTGGCGTTGGAGAGCGGGAAGGGTTCCGTGCCTAGCTGCTAG
- a CDS encoding tetratricopeptide repeat protein, which produces MGNQEEAPAEVRKPVARWVPIAAVAACAVLGVVLMLLPSERPESRAPAPAPGAQALTAVGSGVPAALPDLAALIGEREARVRAHPQDARSWAVLGTAYVEQGRRIADPSYFPRAEQALRTSLRTRAQGNVRALTGMAALANARRDFPAARKWGQDALRLDAKRWTTYPVLIDAYTGLGDHKAAKRTLDRMLELHSGPAALARAGAVYRDHGWREDAAAALADAAAGAEAPAEKAAYLERGGQLAFERGDLDVALRHFQEAVRIDPDQRAAQAGQGRALAALGRTSEALNSYRMALAKQTLPQYALELGELYESLGLDQAARVQYGLLRERVRGAAAGGADEELVLGQFEADHGDPEAAVRRLRAEWQRQPGIAVADALGWALHRAGQHEEALKFAARATDKEHGGGVRSALYAFHRGMIEGELELYGLARRHLQEALRINPHFSPWRAPTAREALRGLGDLPADEPLPGESS; this is translated from the coding sequence ATGGGGAACCAAGAGGAAGCGCCGGCCGAGGTGCGCAAGCCTGTTGCCCGGTGGGTGCCGATCGCGGCCGTCGCCGCATGCGCCGTACTCGGCGTGGTGCTGATGCTGCTGCCCTCGGAACGGCCGGAGTCGCGGGCGCCCGCTCCGGCGCCGGGGGCGCAGGCGCTGACGGCGGTCGGTTCCGGGGTGCCGGCCGCGCTGCCCGACCTGGCGGCGCTGATCGGCGAGCGCGAGGCACGGGTGCGGGCGCATCCCCAGGACGCGCGGTCGTGGGCGGTGCTCGGGACGGCGTACGTCGAACAGGGGCGGCGGATCGCGGATCCGTCCTACTTCCCGCGGGCCGAGCAGGCGCTGCGCACCTCGCTGCGGACGCGGGCGCAGGGGAATGTGCGGGCGCTGACCGGGATGGCGGCGCTGGCGAACGCCCGACGTGACTTTCCGGCGGCCCGGAAGTGGGGGCAGGACGCGCTGCGGCTGGACGCGAAGCGCTGGACGACGTACCCGGTGCTCATCGACGCCTATACAGGGCTGGGCGATCACAAGGCGGCCAAGCGGACGCTGGACCGGATGCTGGAGCTGCACTCCGGGCCTGCCGCCCTCGCGCGGGCCGGGGCCGTCTACCGCGACCACGGCTGGCGCGAGGACGCCGCCGCCGCGCTGGCCGACGCGGCGGCCGGAGCCGAGGCGCCCGCCGAGAAGGCCGCGTATCTGGAGCGGGGCGGGCAGCTGGCGTTCGAGCGCGGGGACCTCGACGTCGCGCTGCGGCACTTCCAGGAGGCGGTCCGTATCGACCCCGACCAGCGGGCCGCGCAGGCCGGGCAGGGGCGGGCGCTGGCGGCGCTGGGGCGGACGTCGGAGGCGCTGAACTCGTACCGGATGGCCCTCGCCAAGCAGACGCTGCCGCAATACGCCCTGGAACTGGGCGAGTTGTACGAGTCGCTGGGGCTCGATCAGGCGGCGCGTGTGCAGTACGGCCTGCTGCGGGAGCGGGTGCGCGGTGCGGCGGCGGGCGGGGCCGACGAGGAGCTGGTCCTCGGGCAGTTCGAGGCGGACCACGGGGACCCGGAGGCGGCGGTACGGCGACTGCGCGCCGAGTGGCAACGCCAGCCCGGGATCGCCGTGGCCGACGCGCTGGGGTGGGCGCTGCACCGGGCCGGGCAGCACGAGGAGGCGCTGAAGTTCGCGGCACGGGCGACGGACAAGGAGCATGGGGGCGGGGTGCGCAGTGCCCTGTACGCGTTTCACCGGGGCATGATCGAGGGCGAGTTGGAGCTGTACGGGCTCGCCCGGCGGCACCTTCAGGAGGCGCTGCGGATCAACCCGCACTTCTCGCCGTGGCGGGCTCCCACGGCACGGGAGGCGTTGCGGGGACTCGGCGACCTGCCGGCCGACGAGCCCCTCCCTGGCGAGTCTTCCTAG
- a CDS encoding ABC transporter permease: MTTSSDQRPQGEHEVKGHAFRDEGEANGDQEPPPPRAVAQRRIGWQKLTFLPVVLIAVLLATWLWFEQADLDPLSENALSDGQVSKALWQHIELTVISTFFVLIIAIPLGILLTRKAMRKATPVAMAVANMGQATPAIGLLALLVIWLGIGRKAALIGIIVYAILPVLSNTIAGLKANDPTLLEAARGIGMSPLGVLSRVELPLAVPLILAGVRTALVLNVGTATLATFGGGGGLGVLITTGITNQRMPVLMLGSVLTVVLALLVDWLASLAELLLRPRGLEVGT, from the coding sequence GTGACCACCTCTTCCGACCAGCGCCCCCAAGGCGAGCACGAGGTCAAGGGGCACGCCTTCCGGGACGAGGGCGAGGCCAACGGCGACCAGGAACCGCCGCCGCCACGGGCGGTGGCACAGCGCCGGATCGGCTGGCAGAAGCTCACCTTCCTGCCGGTCGTCCTCATCGCCGTGCTGCTGGCGACCTGGCTGTGGTTCGAGCAGGCCGACCTGGACCCCCTCTCCGAGAACGCGCTGTCGGACGGCCAGGTGTCCAAGGCCCTGTGGCAGCACATCGAACTCACGGTGATCTCCACCTTCTTCGTGCTGATCATCGCGATCCCGCTGGGCATCCTGCTGACCCGCAAGGCCATGAGGAAGGCGACCCCGGTGGCGATGGCGGTCGCCAACATGGGTCAGGCGACGCCCGCGATCGGCCTGCTCGCCCTGCTGGTGATCTGGCTGGGCATCGGCCGGAAGGCGGCCCTGATCGGCATCATCGTCTACGCCATCCTGCCGGTGCTGTCGAACACGATCGCCGGCCTGAAGGCCAATGACCCGACCCTGCTGGAGGCCGCCCGCGGCATCGGCATGTCCCCGCTCGGCGTGCTCTCCCGCGTCGAACTGCCGCTGGCGGTCCCGCTGATCCTGGCGGGCGTGCGGACGGCGCTCGTCCTGAACGTCGGTACGGCGACGCTGGCGACGTTCGGCGGGGGCGGCGGGCTGGGCGTACTGATCACGACCGGTATCACCAACCAGCGGATGCCCGTGCTGATGCTGGGTTCGGTCCTCACGGTCGTACTCGCCCTGCTGGTGGACTGGCTGGCCTCACTGGCCGAACTGCTGCTGCGGCCGCGGGGGTTGGAGGTGGGGACATGA
- a CDS encoding ABC transporter permease, which yields MNFWEYLGNRHQQLLADAGQHASAVFQCMVVATVLGVLIGIVTYRSEWAGSLATTTTSTILTIPSLAMIGLLIPIVGLGVPPTVIALTLYGLLPIVRNAIVGLRGVDPTLVDAAAGIGMSRVARLVRIELPLAWPPILTGIRVSTQMLMGIAAIAAYASGPGLGNVIFRGLASLGSKNAINQVLAGTLGIIILALLFDAAYVLIGRLTIPRGIRA from the coding sequence GTGAACTTCTGGGAGTACCTGGGCAACCGGCATCAGCAGTTGCTCGCGGATGCCGGGCAACACGCCAGCGCGGTCTTCCAGTGCATGGTCGTGGCGACCGTGCTGGGCGTCCTGATCGGGATCGTGACCTACCGGAGCGAGTGGGCCGGAAGCCTCGCCACGACGACCACCTCGACCATTCTGACCATCCCGTCGCTCGCCATGATCGGTCTGCTCATCCCGATCGTCGGGCTGGGAGTGCCGCCCACGGTGATCGCGCTGACGCTGTACGGGCTGCTGCCGATCGTGCGCAACGCGATCGTCGGGCTGCGCGGGGTCGATCCGACGCTGGTGGACGCGGCGGCCGGCATCGGGATGTCGCGCGTGGCCCGGCTGGTGCGGATCGAGCTGCCGCTGGCCTGGCCGCCGATCCTGACCGGGATCCGGGTCTCCACGCAGATGCTGATGGGCATCGCGGCGATCGCGGCGTACGCCTCCGGGCCCGGCCTCGGCAATGTGATCTTCCGCGGGCTGGCCTCGCTGGGCAGCAAGAACGCGATCAACCAGGTGCTCGCGGGAACGCTCGGGATCATCATCCTGGCGCTGTTGTTCGATGCCGCGTACGTCCTCATCGGACGGCTGACCATCCCCAGGGGGATCCGTGCCTGA
- a CDS encoding betaine/proline/choline family ABC transporter ATP-binding protein (Members of the family are the ATP-binding subunit of ABC transporters for substrates such as betaine, L-proline or other amino acids, choline, carnitine, etc. The substrate specificity is best determined from the substrate-binding subunit, rather than this subunit, as it interacts with the permease subunit and not with substrate directly.) gives MPETSVPETSVPETSVAETSVAETSVAEKTTSGASIELENLTKRYPGSPQPAVDSVNMEIKAGEIVIFVGPSGCGKSTTLKMINRLIEPTGGRIRINGEDVTDMDPVKLRRNVGYAIQASGLFPHMTVAQNIALVPKMIGWPKARIRSRVEEMLDLVGLDPGEFHGRYPRQLSGGQQQRVGVARALAADPPVLLMDEPFGAVDPITRDHLQDELIRLQHELHKTIVFVTHDFDEAIKLGDRIAVLRERSHIAQFDTPEAILTNPADDFVSGFVGAGAALKRLNLTRVRDVEITDYPTVTVDDPLQQIFNKLRASGTNEILLLDKRGRPYKWLRRGDMMRARGSLARAGTLVHDTVTRDATLRDALEAVLTDNAGRVAVTGRRGEYTGVVDMETLMNSVHELLEADRLDAMEHQHELEETRALQTHAEQEGVGGEKKA, from the coding sequence GTGCCTGAGACCTCCGTGCCTGAGACCTCCGTGCCTGAGACCTCCGTAGCCGAGACCTCCGTAGCCGAGACCTCCGTAGCCGAGAAGACGACCTCCGGTGCCTCCATCGAGCTGGAGAACCTCACCAAGCGGTATCCGGGGAGCCCACAGCCGGCCGTGGACAGCGTGAACATGGAGATCAAGGCGGGCGAGATCGTCATCTTCGTCGGGCCCTCCGGCTGCGGAAAGTCCACGACGCTCAAGATGATCAACCGGCTGATCGAACCGACCGGCGGGCGCATCCGCATCAACGGCGAGGACGTCACCGACATGGACCCGGTGAAGCTGCGCCGCAACGTCGGGTACGCCATCCAGGCGTCCGGTCTCTTCCCGCACATGACAGTCGCCCAGAACATCGCGCTGGTGCCGAAGATGATCGGCTGGCCGAAGGCGCGGATCAGATCGCGGGTGGAGGAGATGCTGGACCTCGTCGGGCTCGACCCGGGCGAGTTCCACGGCCGCTATCCGCGCCAGCTCTCCGGCGGTCAGCAGCAACGCGTGGGCGTGGCACGGGCGTTGGCCGCCGATCCGCCGGTGTTGTTGATGGACGAGCCGTTCGGCGCGGTCGACCCGATCACCCGCGATCACCTCCAGGACGAGCTGATCAGGCTGCAGCACGAACTGCACAAGACGATCGTCTTCGTCACCCATGACTTCGACGAGGCGATCAAGCTCGGTGATCGCATCGCCGTGCTGCGCGAACGGTCCCACATCGCTCAGTTCGACACCCCGGAGGCGATCCTCACCAACCCGGCCGACGACTTCGTATCGGGGTTCGTCGGAGCCGGGGCGGCGCTGAAGCGGCTGAACCTCACCCGCGTACGGGATGTGGAGATCACCGACTATCCGACGGTCACCGTCGACGACCCGCTCCAGCAGATCTTCAACAAGCTGCGCGCCAGCGGCACCAACGAGATCCTCCTGCTCGACAAGCGCGGACGGCCGTACAAGTGGCTCCGGCGCGGCGACATGATGCGCGCCCGGGGCTCGCTGGCCCGCGCGGGCACGCTCGTGCACGACACGGTGACCCGGGACGCGACCCTCCGCGACGCGCTGGAGGCGGTCCTCACCGACAACGCGGGGCGGGTCGCGGTGACCGGGCGACGCGGCGAGTACACGGGCGTCGTCGACATGGAGACGCTGATGAACTCCGTGCACGAGCTGCTGGAGGCCGACCGGCTGGACGCCATGGAGCACCAGCACGAACTGGAGGAGACCCGGGCCCTGCAGACGCACGCCGAGCAGGAGGGCGTCGGAGGGGAGAAGAAGGCGTGA
- a CDS encoding transcriptional regulator, giving the protein MTEPEEPKVRTLDARSLRGLAHPLRIQLLVALRRHGPATASMLAERLGESSGATSYHLRQLAAHGFVEDAPERGKGRERWWQAADDGVRFDETLRRDPDPSVRGAAAVFMHEVSNVHTQELATWLGNPSDWSVEWDRASDLSDFTLRLTPELAEELIEKMHDLVQSYASLPSLSEDTPDAETVRVHTHVFPSPTH; this is encoded by the coding sequence ATGACCGAGCCCGAAGAGCCCAAGGTGCGCACACTGGATGCCCGCTCACTGCGCGGGCTGGCGCATCCGCTGCGCATTCAGCTGCTGGTCGCGTTGCGGCGGCATGGACCGGCCACGGCGTCGATGCTCGCGGAGCGGCTGGGTGAGTCGAGCGGCGCCACCAGCTACCACCTGCGCCAGCTCGCCGCGCACGGCTTCGTGGAGGACGCGCCGGAGCGAGGCAAGGGGCGGGAGCGGTGGTGGCAGGCGGCCGACGATGGCGTGCGGTTCGACGAGACGCTGCGCCGGGACCCGGATCCGAGCGTGCGCGGTGCGGCAGCCGTGTTCATGCACGAGGTTTCGAACGTGCACACCCAGGAGCTCGCGACCTGGCTCGGCAATCCGAGCGACTGGTCGGTGGAGTGGGACCGCGCGAGCGATCTGAGCGACTTCACGCTGCGGCTCACGCCCGAGCTCGCCGAGGAACTCATCGAGAAGATGCACGACCTGGTGCAGAGCTATGCGTCACTGCCATCTCTGTCCGAGGACACCCCGGACGCGGAGACGGTACGCGTCCACACGCACGTCTTTCCCAGCCCGACGCATTGA
- a CDS encoding IclR family transcriptional regulator, producing MTAETSQTLDRGLRVLKLLADTDHGLTVTELSHKLGVNRTVVYRLLATLEQHALVRRDLGGRARVGLGVLRLGRQVHPLVREAALPALRSLAEDIGATAHLTLVDGAEALAVAVVEPTWTDYHVAYRAGFRHPLDRGAAGKAILSARQRAVAEPGYTLTHGELEAGASGAAAPLIGVTGVEGSVGVVMLADAVPERVGPRVVDAAREVAEALR from the coding sequence GTGACCGCGGAGACCTCCCAGACGCTCGACCGGGGACTGCGTGTCCTCAAACTGCTGGCCGACACGGACCACGGGCTGACCGTCACCGAGCTTTCCCACAAACTGGGCGTCAACCGGACCGTGGTGTACCGGTTGCTCGCCACGCTTGAGCAGCATGCACTGGTACGACGTGACCTGGGCGGACGTGCCCGGGTCGGGCTCGGAGTGCTGCGGCTGGGGCGTCAGGTGCATCCCTTGGTGCGGGAGGCGGCGTTGCCCGCTCTGCGGTCGCTGGCCGAGGACATAGGTGCGACCGCGCATCTCACGCTGGTGGACGGGGCGGAGGCGTTGGCCGTCGCGGTCGTCGAGCCGACGTGGACCGACTATCACGTGGCGTATCGGGCGGGGTTCCGGCATCCGCTGGACCGGGGCGCCGCGGGCAAGGCGATCCTCTCCGCGCGACAGCGGGCGGTGGCGGAGCCGGGGTACACCCTGACGCACGGTGAGCTGGAGGCGGGGGCGAGTGGGGCTGCGGCGCCGTTGATCGGGGTGACCGGGGTCGAGGGGAGTGTGGGGGTCGTGATGCTGGCGGATGCGGTGCCGGAGCGGGTGGGGCCGAGGGTCGTCGATGCGGCGCGGGAGGTTGCGGAGGCGCTGCGCTGA
- the hppD gene encoding 4-hydroxyphenylpyruvate dioxygenase, producing the protein MAETLTHKPRHTGTEGDPFPVKGMDAVVFAVGNAKQAAHYYSTAFGMRLVAYSGPETGSRETASYVLTNGSARFVLTSVIKPATTWGHFLAEHVAEHGDGVIDLAIEVPDARAAYTYAVEHGARSITEPYELKDEHGTVVLAAIATYGQTRHTLVERGGYDGPHLPGFTAAAPLVQPPAQRTFQAIDHCVGNVELGRMNEWVGFYNKVMGFTNMKEFVGDDIATEYSALMSKVVADGTLKVKFPINEPALAKKKSQIDEYLEFYGGAGVQHIALNTNDIVATVRTMRAAGVQFLDTPDSYYDTLGEWVGDTRVPVETLRELKILADRDEDGYLLQIFTKPVQDRPTVFFELIERHGSMGFGKGNFKALFEAIEREQAKRGNL; encoded by the coding sequence ATGGCAGAAACCCTGACTCACAAACCCCGACACACCGGAACCGAAGGTGACCCCTTCCCGGTCAAGGGAATGGACGCGGTCGTCTTCGCCGTGGGCAACGCCAAGCAGGCGGCGCACTACTACTCCACCGCCTTCGGCATGCGGCTCGTCGCCTACTCCGGACCGGAGACCGGCAGCCGCGAGACCGCGAGCTACGTCCTCACCAACGGCTCCGCCCGCTTCGTCCTCACCTCGGTGATCAAGCCCGCGACCACCTGGGGCCACTTCCTCGCCGAGCACGTGGCCGAGCACGGCGACGGTGTCATCGACCTCGCCATCGAGGTCCCGGACGCCCGCGCCGCGTACACGTACGCCGTCGAGCACGGCGCGCGCTCGATCACCGAGCCGTACGAGCTGAAGGACGAGCACGGCACGGTCGTACTCGCCGCCATCGCCACGTACGGCCAGACCCGCCACACCCTCGTCGAACGCGGTGGCTACGACGGCCCGCACCTCCCCGGCTTCACCGCCGCCGCCCCGCTCGTCCAGCCGCCCGCGCAGCGCACCTTCCAGGCCATCGACCACTGCGTCGGCAACGTCGAACTCGGCCGCATGAACGAATGGGTCGGCTTCTACAACAAGGTCATGGGCTTCACGAACATGAAGGAGTTCGTGGGCGACGACATCGCCACCGAGTACAGCGCGCTCATGTCCAAGGTGGTCGCGGACGGCACGCTGAAGGTCAAGTTCCCGATCAACGAGCCCGCCCTCGCCAAGAAGAAGTCCCAGATCGATGAGTACCTGGAGTTCTACGGCGGCGCGGGCGTCCAGCACATCGCGCTCAACACCAACGACATCGTGGCGACGGTACGGACGATGCGGGCGGCCGGCGTGCAGTTCCTCGACACCCCCGACTCGTACTACGACACCCTCGGCGAGTGGGTCGGCGACACCCGCGTCCCCGTCGAGACCCTCCGCGAACTGAAGATCCTCGCCGACCGCGACGAGGACGGCTACCTGCTGCAGATCTTCACCAAGCCGGTCCAGGACCGCCCGACCGTCTTCTTCGAGCTGATCGAACGCCACGGCTCCATGGGCTTCGGAAAGGGCAACTTCAAGGCCCTGTTCGAGGCGATCGAGCGGGAGCAGGCCAAGCGCGGCAACCTGTAG
- a CDS encoding glycine betaine ABC transporter substrate-binding protein, which translates to MRRRLCAVLAMAVMVSGCGLTSGSPMVDDVRPGSIGQGEPLKGADLTVTSKEFTEQLILGAIMGIAFEAAGADVLDRTGIQGSVGAREAVKGGDADGMYEYTGTAWITYLGNSEPIADPQKQWEAVRDADAKNGLTWLPPASLNNTYALAMNQANFKKYGTKTLFDVAALSKSDPSAVTLCVEGEFANRADGLPGMQKAYGMDVPAGNITQMDTGIIYTQAAKGSCTYGEVFTTDGRIKSMNLEVMRDDKKFFPNYNAAPEINSKTLKKYPAIADVLDPVTRRLDNAVAQELNAKVDVEGEDPHQVALDWMVEEGFVREG; encoded by the coding sequence ATGAGGCGGCGGCTGTGCGCGGTGCTGGCTATGGCCGTCATGGTGAGTGGCTGCGGTCTGACCAGCGGGTCGCCGATGGTGGACGACGTCCGTCCCGGTTCGATCGGACAGGGCGAGCCCCTCAAGGGCGCCGACCTCACCGTCACCTCCAAGGAGTTCACCGAACAGCTCATCCTCGGCGCGATCATGGGCATCGCCTTCGAAGCGGCCGGCGCGGACGTGCTCGACCGCACCGGCATCCAGGGCTCCGTCGGCGCCCGCGAGGCGGTCAAGGGCGGCGACGCGGACGGGATGTACGAGTACACGGGCACCGCCTGGATCACCTACCTCGGCAACAGCGAGCCCATCGCCGACCCGCAGAAGCAGTGGGAGGCGGTGCGGGACGCGGACGCGAAGAACGGGCTGACCTGGCTGCCGCCGGCGTCGCTCAACAACACGTACGCCCTCGCCATGAACCAGGCCAACTTCAAGAAGTACGGCACGAAGACCCTCTTCGACGTGGCCGCCCTGTCGAAGTCCGACCCGAGCGCGGTGACGCTCTGCGTGGAGGGCGAGTTCGCCAACCGGGCGGACGGATTGCCGGGCATGCAGAAGGCGTACGGCATGGACGTACCGGCGGGCAACATCACGCAGATGGACACCGGGATCATCTACACGCAGGCGGCGAAGGGCAGTTGCACCTACGGGGAGGTCTTCACCACCGACGGGCGCATCAAGTCGATGAACCTCGAGGTGATGCGGGACGACAAGAAGTTCTTCCCCAACTACAACGCGGCGCCCGAGATCAACTCCAAGACGCTGAAGAAGTATCCGGCGATCGCGGACGTCCTCGACCCGGTCACCAGGCGGTTGGACAACGCGGTGGCGCAGGAGCTGAACGCGAAGGTGGATGTCGAGGGGGAGGATCCGCATCAGGTGGCGTTGGACTGGATGGTGGAGGAGGGGTTTGTCAGGGAGGGGTGA